The proteins below come from a single Balaenoptera acutorostrata chromosome 2, mBalAcu1.1, whole genome shotgun sequence genomic window:
- the CXCL14 gene encoding C-X-C motif chemokine 14 — MRILTAALLLLLLALCAARVDGSKCKCSRKGPKIRYSDVKKLEMKPKYPHCEEKMVIITTKSVSRYRGQEHCLHPKLQSTKRFIKWYNAWNEKRRVYEE, encoded by the exons ATGAGGATCCTGACGGCAGCGCTGCTCCTGCTGCTCCTGGCGCTGTGCGCCGCGCGCGTGGACG GGTCCAAATGCAAGTGCTCCCGGAAGGGACCCAAGATCCGCTACAGCGACGTGAAGAAGCTGGAAATGAAGCCAAAGTACCCGCACTGCGAGGAGAAAATGGTTAT CATCACCACCAAGAGCGTGTCCAGGTACCGGGGTCAGGAGCACTGCCTGCACCCCAAGCTGCAGAGCACCAAGCGGTTCATCAAGTGGTACAACGCCTGGAATGAGAAGCGCAG GGTCTACGAAGAATAG